A region of Zeugodacus cucurbitae isolate PBARC_wt_2022May chromosome 5, idZeuCucr1.2, whole genome shotgun sequence DNA encodes the following proteins:
- the LOC105215008 gene encoding rho GTPase-activating protein 190 isoform X2 translates to MKQINVSVIGLSGTEKDRGQVGVGKSCLCNRFIRPMADDYFIDHISVLSQSDFSGRIVNNDHFLYWGDVRKTTEDGVDYNFQIIEQTEFMDDSTFQPFKVGKMEPYYKRCIATKVFSAEKLMYICKNQLGIEKEYEQKVMPEGRLSIDGFIVVFDVSPVPNRPVEKQVDFVHNVITNILKNKKPVVLVTTKNDDSNEIYIREAEKISQRKEYKGLVQLVETSSHESINIDLAFILLAQTIDKVKSRVKITSYYEAAKSRKELLDTRSEAVTRLIRNQIIDYHVLWSQGSKILAQYREWTEFLNIFGVEAGQKLFRRHMKKLRDDHLNKKLNQYIDKFANALEYLLPDISTLGTVDENIWANAKGILRSHPDFDRHFFECPQASWTELVDMEEAEDEVRIPFDVLDTPEAETIFRNYVNAVQQDKKKIGWKHQFKLLLEESGFVTPGKQLSEVRVLFMGRECFEALSEHDCQQIYDIHQDEIIEKSKQNFIELLLENAQFFQQFKNVDIITQEDVRAITDLIQDDSRYKILDRLDQERRVILFQHLGFIHCPIREHCPFFHNCVDSLVDECLVDKSSNQKNSSTWKSSGSDRTLNLLIVGSEHLASDLLNDIRMCTGSKGEYVYENQTYYLNYRIANGDMEAFKSIDVHSSGLICVYSNQQSFETLKDNLERTLLCNLELEDKFENLPIVLVYQPQDLKENEVEYLRNEGLRLSEMLHCDFIDHQQNQQKYVYDILNIVILSLRLSEMKNFDSYSSNHIDLRILVCMFCGDQYDIENIISPLIAESTNCKSSEHSILIDVFIGDSKKRIEFIISSYHGINQYREELIHGYIYFYSGKRRSSFANLSVLAVQNSNIPLQIIAVTESGGANAFFNSEICQFLITEGNSLADRCKGNFMTFSADQYVKFAFYTPFLKNVWENKYEVENLHVEESITLDSGEGTLENSVNQLPRPPPRHESYMLSSTLGTDGSGSENYEMLPTRSLNSLNEERDISLDEIYDDNEKPKHHHQRFQIFPPPTTPPEPAPPDHQLITCTYKSQFVSASESSLEEITSDVSGSKDSLATHEAEWLEDKNEPRRNLNKNSIWNNFSGSTHAYTTGRRHIDSNLNKIRPKGPSQTLKQPGKLNMKNFQLVSEAVAKMNFGGESFLPTSDADKCSKRYTHFNHTQPDCDEDDSEELAEYEQIYENEDCTESDSCASSTERKVRQQNSSYYKLNKKPPTNKKTKKKKVAIPVQTPRVPLFGSYVSPPEIPQHYHRAASDAKKTVEHCTNELVKNDKSPDYSMVPESINLFGTDNLTEFNLNPKSLKEFEKTEKRRLKEDNARLRKLQEKEKEQEKKHKRKLKQASKGLTDNTESQFGKLLISDKDEIPTFLIRCVEFIEKEGLDSEGIYRVPGSRAHVDLLFQKFEDDPQTVIDVLDIPVNAVATALKDFFSKRWHPLFSKDIIKELEDIAGSRGIGSSKINVEVKTDRSCRLILLKTLLQKLPPMNFMILKYIFEHFVHVSENSKLNSMDSKNLAICWWPTLIPIDFTDMSHFEQLRPYLEDIVQTMIDQFPYLFCGKDAFVMV, encoded by the exons ATGAAGCAGATTAATGTATCTGTAATAGGTCTTTCGGGAACTGAAAAGGATAGGGGTCAAGTTGGTGTTGGAAAATCATGTCTGTGCAACAGATTCATTCGTCCGATGGCCGATGATTACTTTATTGATCACATATCAGTGTTGAGTCAG AGTGACTTCAGTGGACGAATTGTTAACAATGACCACTTCTTATATTGGGGAGATGTACGAAAAACCACGGAAGACGGAGTggattataatttccaaataatTGAACAGACGGAATTCATGGATGATTCCACATTTCAACCGTTTAAAGTTGGAAAAATGGAGCCATATTATAAGCGTTGTATTGCCACTAAGGTCTTTTCAGCGGAAaagcttatgtatatatgtaaaaaccAATTGGGAATCGAGAAGGAGTACGAACAAAAAGTAATGCCCGAAGGCCGACTGAGTATAGATGGTTTCATCGTGGTATTTGATGTTAGTCCAGTGCCAAATCGACCGGTTGAAAAACAAGTTGACTTTGTTCACaatgtaattacaaatatattgaaaaacaaaaaaccagttgTACTCGTTACAACCAAAAACgacgattcgaatgaaatttacATAAGGGAGGCCGAAAAAATTTCACAACGTAAGGAATATAAGGGATTGGTGCAGTTGGTCGAAACATCCTCGCATGAGTCTATAAATATAGATTTAGCATTTATACTTCTTGCTCAAACTATAGATAAAGTAAAGAGTCGTGTGAAAATTACTTCATACTATGAGGCTGCGAAATCACGTAAAGAACTATTGGACACACGTTCTGAAGCTGTTACAAGACTAATTCGTAACCAAATAATTGATTATCATGTGCTTTGGTCACAGGGTTCCAAAATATTAGCACAGTATAGAGAATGGACAgagttcttaaatatttttggtgttgAAGCTGGTCAAAAGCTCTTTAGGCGTCATATGAAGAAGCTACGTGATGATCATTTAAATAAGAAACTTAATCAGTATATTGATAAGTTTGCTAATGCGTTGGAATACCTTCTACCCGACATAAGTACTTTGGGCACGGTTGATGAAAACATATGGGCAAATGCCAAAGGCATATTGAGAAGCCATCCGGACTTTGACCGGCATTTTTTCGAATGCCCTCAAGCTTCATGGACTGAATTAGTTGATATGGAGGAAGCCGAAGATGAAGTTCGTATTCCATTCGACGTGTTAGATACTCCAGAAGCTGAaacaatatttagaaattatgtTAATGCTGTGCAGCAGGATAAGAAGAAGATTGG ATGGAAACATCAATTTAAACTATTATTGGAGGAATCGGGCTTTGTGACTCCTGGCAAACAGTTATCAGAGGTGCGCGTGCTTTTCATGGGTCGAGAATGTTTTGAAGCTTTATCAGAACATGATTGCCAACAAATTTATGACATTCATCAAGACGAAATTATTGAGAAGAGCAAGCAAAACTTTATAGAATTATTGCTAGAAAACGCACAATTCTTCCAACAGTTTAAAAATGTTGATATTATTACTCAAGAAGATGTTCGCGCAATTACAGATCTTATACAGGACGATTCCAG gtataaaatattagatcgaCTTGATCAGGAGCGACGGGTTATTCTCTTTCAACATTTGGGATTTATTCACTGTCCCATACGCGAGCACTGTCCTTTCTTCCATAACTGTGTTGATAGTTTAGTAGATGAGTGCTTAGTGGATAAGTCGTCGAACCAGAAGAATTCAAGCACTTGGAAATCTTCGGGCTCTGACAGAACTTTAAATCTATTAATAGTCGGATCCGAACATCTTGCAAGCGATTTGCTCAATGATATACGCATGTGCACAGGATCAAAGGGGGAATATGTTTATGAGAACCAAACCTATTACCTCAATTATCGCATTGCCAATGGAGATATGGAAGCATTTAAGTCAATTGATGTGCATTCGAGTG GTTTAATTTGTGTATACTCAAATCAACAGTCGTTTGAAACGCTAAAGGATAACTTAGAGCGCACTTTACTATGTAATTTGGAATTAGAGGACAAATTTGAGAACTTGCCTATTGTTTTGGTGTATCAACCTCAGGATCTGAAAGAAAACGAAGTTGAGTACCTGCGTAATGAAGGATTGCGATTATCTGAAATGCTACACTGCGATTTTATTGATcatcaacaaaatcaacaaaaatatgtttacgaTATTCTTAATATTGTTATTCTGTCTCTAAGACTTTCGGAGATGAAAAATTTTGATTCATATTCTTCAAACCATATTGATCTGAGAatacttgtttgtatgttttgtgGGGATCAATATGATATAGAGAATATTATAAGCCCACTAATAGCTGAATCGACAAACTGCAAATCGTCTGAACATTCCATTTTGATTGACGTATTCATAGGAGATTCAAAAAAGCGTATTGAATTTATCATTTCATCTTATCACGGAATAAATCAATATCGTGAAGAGTTAATtcatggatatatttatttttattctggcAAACGTAGATCGTCATTTGCAAATTTAAG TGTTTTAGCTGTACAAAACTCGAATATTCCGTTACAAATAATCGCTGTAACTGAAAGTGGAGGCGCAAATGCCTTTTTCAATAGCGAAATTTGTCAATTTCTAATAACGGAGGGAAATTCATTGGCTGATAGATGTAAGGGGAATTTCATGACATTTTCTGCCGATCAATATGTTAAGT ttgCTTTCTACACTCCATTTTTGAAAAACGTGTGGGAAAATAAATACGAAGTTGAAAATTTGCATGTGGAAGAATCAATAACATTGGATTCTGGAGAAGGCACGCTGGAGAATTCCGTTAATCAGCTACCACGCCCACCACCACGACATGAAAGCTATATGTTGTCCAGCACTTTGGGTACGGATGGTTCAGGAAGTGAAAACTATGAAATGCTACCAACAAGATCTTTGAATTCGCTAAATG AGGAAAGGGACATATCTTTAGATGAAATTTACGACGACAACGAAAAGCCGAAACACCATCACCAAA GGTTTCAGATTTTCCCACCTCCAACAACTCCTCCAGAGCCAGCTCCACCTGATCATCAACTCATAACGTGTACATATAAGAGTCAATTCGTATCGGCTTCCGAGTCTAGTTTGGAAGAAATAACAT CTGATGTAAGTGGATCAAAGGATTCATTGGCCACACATGAAGCAG AGTGGCTGGAGGATAAAAATGAACCACgtagaaatttaaacaaaaattccatTTGGAACAACTTTAGTGGTTCCACCCACGCTTATACAACTGGTCGTCGTCACATTGAttccaatttaaataaaattcgtcCAAAAGGCCCCAGTCAAACATTGAAG CAACCCggtaaattaaatatgaaaaactttCAACTCGTGAGTGAAGCAGTCGCCAAAATGAACTTCGGAGGTGAGTCTTTTTTGCCAACTTCTGATGCTGATAAATGTTCAAAACGTTATACGCATTTTAATCATACTCAACCTGATTGTGACGAAGACGATTCAGAGGAGTTAGCTGAATACGAGCAAATTTATGAAAACGAAG ACTGTACTGAGTCGGATAGTTGTGCAAGTTCAACCGAACGTAAGGTACGTCAGCAGAATAGCTCATACTACAAGTTAAATAAGAAACCTCCGACCAATAAGAAAACCAAGAAAAAGAAAGTTGCCATACCCGTACAAACGCCGAGAGTTCCACTCTTCGGCTCCTATGTAAGCCCACCAGAGATTCCTCAACATTATCATCGAGCTGCGTCAGACGCTA aaaaaacggTCGAACATTGCACGAACGAGCTTGTAAAGAACGATAAATCACCAGAT TATTCCATGGTTCCTGAAAGTATCAATTTGTTTGGAACAGACAATTTgacagaatttaatttaaatccgAAATCTCTTAAGGAGTTCGAAAAGACAGAAAAACGTCGGTTGAAGGAAGACAATGCCAGACTTCGTAAACTGCAAGAAAAGGAGAAAGAACAAGAAAAGAAACACAAGCGAAAGTTGAAGCAAGCTTCCAAAGGCTTAACAGACAATACTGAATCTCAATTTGGCAAATTACTAATCTCAGACAAAGATGAAATTCCTACATTTCTTATAAGATGTGTAGAATTTATTGAGAAAGAAGGTCTGGACTCTGAAGGAATCTATAGAGTGCCAGGTAGTCGGGCTCATGTTGACttacttttccaaaaattcGAAGATG ATCCGCAGACTGTAATTGATGTGCTTGATATTCCAGTAAATGCTGTAGCAACCGCGTTGAAAGATTTCTTTTCGAAGCGTTGGCATCCTTTATTTAGCAAAGATATTATTAAGGAACTTGAAGATATTGCAG GTTCACGAGgcattggttcatctaaaattaaTGTGGAAGTAAAAACAGATCGGAGTTGCCGTTTGATATTATTGAAGACTTTATTACAGAAATTACCGCCCATGAATTTTATGATCCTGAAGTACATATTTGAGCACTTCGTTCA TGTATCAGagaattcaaaactaaatagtaTGGATAGCAAAAATTTGGCAATTTGCTGGTGGCCAACACTAATTCCTATTGACTTTACGGATATGAGCCATTTTGAGCAATTGCGGCCATATTTAGAAGATATTGTGCAGACGATGATTGACCAGTTTCCCTATTTGTTTTGCGGAAAAGATGCTTTTGTTATGGTTTAA
- the LOC105215008 gene encoding rho GTPase-activating protein 190 isoform X1 yields the protein MKQINVSVIGLSGTEKDRGQVGVGKSCLCNRFIRPMADDYFIDHISVLSQSDFSGRIVNNDHFLYWGDVRKTTEDGVDYNFQIIEQTEFMDDSTFQPFKVGKMEPYYKRCIATKVFSAEKLMYICKNQLGIEKEYEQKVMPEGRLSIDGFIVVFDVSPVPNRPVEKQVDFVHNVITNILKNKKPVVLVTTKNDDSNEIYIREAEKISQRKEYKGLVQLVETSSHESINIDLAFILLAQTIDKVKSRVKITSYYEAAKSRKELLDTRSEAVTRLIRNQIIDYHVLWSQGSKILAQYREWTEFLNIFGVEAGQKLFRRHMKKLRDDHLNKKLNQYIDKFANALEYLLPDISTLGTVDENIWANAKGILRSHPDFDRHFFECPQASWTELVDMEEAEDEVRIPFDVLDTPEAETIFRNYVNAVQQDKKKIGWKHQFKLLLEESGFVTPGKQLSEVRVLFMGRECFEALSEHDCQQIYDIHQDEIIEKSKQNFIELLLENAQFFQQFKNVDIITQEDVRAITDLIQDDSRYKILDRLDQERRVILFQHLGFIHCPIREHCPFFHNCVDSLVDECLVDKSSNQKNSSTWKSSGSDRTLNLLIVGSEHLASDLLNDIRMCTGSKGEYVYENQTYYLNYRIANGDMEAFKSIDVHSSGLICVYSNQQSFETLKDNLERTLLCNLELEDKFENLPIVLVYQPQDLKENEVEYLRNEGLRLSEMLHCDFIDHQQNQQKYVYDILNIVILSLRLSEMKNFDSYSSNHIDLRILVCMFCGDQYDIENIISPLIAESTNCKSSEHSILIDVFIGDSKKRIEFIISSYHGINQYREELIHGYIYFYSGKRRSSFANLSVLAVQNSNIPLQIIAVTESGGANAFFNSEICQFLITEGNSLADRCKGNFMTFSADQYVKFAFYTPFLKNVWENKYEVENLHVEESITLDSGEGTLENSVNQLPRPPPRHESYMLSSTLGTDGSGSENYEMLPTRSLNSLNEERDISLDEIYDDNEKPKHHHQRFQIFPPPTTPPEPAPPDHQLITCTYKSQFVSASESSLEEITSADVSGSKDSLATHEAEWLEDKNEPRRNLNKNSIWNNFSGSTHAYTTGRRHIDSNLNKIRPKGPSQTLKQPGKLNMKNFQLVSEAVAKMNFGGESFLPTSDADKCSKRYTHFNHTQPDCDEDDSEELAEYEQIYENEDCTESDSCASSTERKVRQQNSSYYKLNKKPPTNKKTKKKKVAIPVQTPRVPLFGSYVSPPEIPQHYHRAASDAKKTVEHCTNELVKNDKSPDYSMVPESINLFGTDNLTEFNLNPKSLKEFEKTEKRRLKEDNARLRKLQEKEKEQEKKHKRKLKQASKGLTDNTESQFGKLLISDKDEIPTFLIRCVEFIEKEGLDSEGIYRVPGSRAHVDLLFQKFEDDPQTVIDVLDIPVNAVATALKDFFSKRWHPLFSKDIIKELEDIAGSRGIGSSKINVEVKTDRSCRLILLKTLLQKLPPMNFMILKYIFEHFVHVSENSKLNSMDSKNLAICWWPTLIPIDFTDMSHFEQLRPYLEDIVQTMIDQFPYLFCGKDAFVMV from the exons ATGAAGCAGATTAATGTATCTGTAATAGGTCTTTCGGGAACTGAAAAGGATAGGGGTCAAGTTGGTGTTGGAAAATCATGTCTGTGCAACAGATTCATTCGTCCGATGGCCGATGATTACTTTATTGATCACATATCAGTGTTGAGTCAG AGTGACTTCAGTGGACGAATTGTTAACAATGACCACTTCTTATATTGGGGAGATGTACGAAAAACCACGGAAGACGGAGTggattataatttccaaataatTGAACAGACGGAATTCATGGATGATTCCACATTTCAACCGTTTAAAGTTGGAAAAATGGAGCCATATTATAAGCGTTGTATTGCCACTAAGGTCTTTTCAGCGGAAaagcttatgtatatatgtaaaaaccAATTGGGAATCGAGAAGGAGTACGAACAAAAAGTAATGCCCGAAGGCCGACTGAGTATAGATGGTTTCATCGTGGTATTTGATGTTAGTCCAGTGCCAAATCGACCGGTTGAAAAACAAGTTGACTTTGTTCACaatgtaattacaaatatattgaaaaacaaaaaaccagttgTACTCGTTACAACCAAAAACgacgattcgaatgaaatttacATAAGGGAGGCCGAAAAAATTTCACAACGTAAGGAATATAAGGGATTGGTGCAGTTGGTCGAAACATCCTCGCATGAGTCTATAAATATAGATTTAGCATTTATACTTCTTGCTCAAACTATAGATAAAGTAAAGAGTCGTGTGAAAATTACTTCATACTATGAGGCTGCGAAATCACGTAAAGAACTATTGGACACACGTTCTGAAGCTGTTACAAGACTAATTCGTAACCAAATAATTGATTATCATGTGCTTTGGTCACAGGGTTCCAAAATATTAGCACAGTATAGAGAATGGACAgagttcttaaatatttttggtgttgAAGCTGGTCAAAAGCTCTTTAGGCGTCATATGAAGAAGCTACGTGATGATCATTTAAATAAGAAACTTAATCAGTATATTGATAAGTTTGCTAATGCGTTGGAATACCTTCTACCCGACATAAGTACTTTGGGCACGGTTGATGAAAACATATGGGCAAATGCCAAAGGCATATTGAGAAGCCATCCGGACTTTGACCGGCATTTTTTCGAATGCCCTCAAGCTTCATGGACTGAATTAGTTGATATGGAGGAAGCCGAAGATGAAGTTCGTATTCCATTCGACGTGTTAGATACTCCAGAAGCTGAaacaatatttagaaattatgtTAATGCTGTGCAGCAGGATAAGAAGAAGATTGG ATGGAAACATCAATTTAAACTATTATTGGAGGAATCGGGCTTTGTGACTCCTGGCAAACAGTTATCAGAGGTGCGCGTGCTTTTCATGGGTCGAGAATGTTTTGAAGCTTTATCAGAACATGATTGCCAACAAATTTATGACATTCATCAAGACGAAATTATTGAGAAGAGCAAGCAAAACTTTATAGAATTATTGCTAGAAAACGCACAATTCTTCCAACAGTTTAAAAATGTTGATATTATTACTCAAGAAGATGTTCGCGCAATTACAGATCTTATACAGGACGATTCCAG gtataaaatattagatcgaCTTGATCAGGAGCGACGGGTTATTCTCTTTCAACATTTGGGATTTATTCACTGTCCCATACGCGAGCACTGTCCTTTCTTCCATAACTGTGTTGATAGTTTAGTAGATGAGTGCTTAGTGGATAAGTCGTCGAACCAGAAGAATTCAAGCACTTGGAAATCTTCGGGCTCTGACAGAACTTTAAATCTATTAATAGTCGGATCCGAACATCTTGCAAGCGATTTGCTCAATGATATACGCATGTGCACAGGATCAAAGGGGGAATATGTTTATGAGAACCAAACCTATTACCTCAATTATCGCATTGCCAATGGAGATATGGAAGCATTTAAGTCAATTGATGTGCATTCGAGTG GTTTAATTTGTGTATACTCAAATCAACAGTCGTTTGAAACGCTAAAGGATAACTTAGAGCGCACTTTACTATGTAATTTGGAATTAGAGGACAAATTTGAGAACTTGCCTATTGTTTTGGTGTATCAACCTCAGGATCTGAAAGAAAACGAAGTTGAGTACCTGCGTAATGAAGGATTGCGATTATCTGAAATGCTACACTGCGATTTTATTGATcatcaacaaaatcaacaaaaatatgtttacgaTATTCTTAATATTGTTATTCTGTCTCTAAGACTTTCGGAGATGAAAAATTTTGATTCATATTCTTCAAACCATATTGATCTGAGAatacttgtttgtatgttttgtgGGGATCAATATGATATAGAGAATATTATAAGCCCACTAATAGCTGAATCGACAAACTGCAAATCGTCTGAACATTCCATTTTGATTGACGTATTCATAGGAGATTCAAAAAAGCGTATTGAATTTATCATTTCATCTTATCACGGAATAAATCAATATCGTGAAGAGTTAATtcatggatatatttatttttattctggcAAACGTAGATCGTCATTTGCAAATTTAAG TGTTTTAGCTGTACAAAACTCGAATATTCCGTTACAAATAATCGCTGTAACTGAAAGTGGAGGCGCAAATGCCTTTTTCAATAGCGAAATTTGTCAATTTCTAATAACGGAGGGAAATTCATTGGCTGATAGATGTAAGGGGAATTTCATGACATTTTCTGCCGATCAATATGTTAAGT ttgCTTTCTACACTCCATTTTTGAAAAACGTGTGGGAAAATAAATACGAAGTTGAAAATTTGCATGTGGAAGAATCAATAACATTGGATTCTGGAGAAGGCACGCTGGAGAATTCCGTTAATCAGCTACCACGCCCACCACCACGACATGAAAGCTATATGTTGTCCAGCACTTTGGGTACGGATGGTTCAGGAAGTGAAAACTATGAAATGCTACCAACAAGATCTTTGAATTCGCTAAATG AGGAAAGGGACATATCTTTAGATGAAATTTACGACGACAACGAAAAGCCGAAACACCATCACCAAA GGTTTCAGATTTTCCCACCTCCAACAACTCCTCCAGAGCCAGCTCCACCTGATCATCAACTCATAACGTGTACATATAAGAGTCAATTCGTATCGGCTTCCGAGTCTAGTTTGGAAGAAATAACAT CAGCTGATGTAAGTGGATCAAAGGATTCATTGGCCACACATGAAGCAG AGTGGCTGGAGGATAAAAATGAACCACgtagaaatttaaacaaaaattccatTTGGAACAACTTTAGTGGTTCCACCCACGCTTATACAACTGGTCGTCGTCACATTGAttccaatttaaataaaattcgtcCAAAAGGCCCCAGTCAAACATTGAAG CAACCCggtaaattaaatatgaaaaactttCAACTCGTGAGTGAAGCAGTCGCCAAAATGAACTTCGGAGGTGAGTCTTTTTTGCCAACTTCTGATGCTGATAAATGTTCAAAACGTTATACGCATTTTAATCATACTCAACCTGATTGTGACGAAGACGATTCAGAGGAGTTAGCTGAATACGAGCAAATTTATGAAAACGAAG ACTGTACTGAGTCGGATAGTTGTGCAAGTTCAACCGAACGTAAGGTACGTCAGCAGAATAGCTCATACTACAAGTTAAATAAGAAACCTCCGACCAATAAGAAAACCAAGAAAAAGAAAGTTGCCATACCCGTACAAACGCCGAGAGTTCCACTCTTCGGCTCCTATGTAAGCCCACCAGAGATTCCTCAACATTATCATCGAGCTGCGTCAGACGCTA aaaaaacggTCGAACATTGCACGAACGAGCTTGTAAAGAACGATAAATCACCAGAT TATTCCATGGTTCCTGAAAGTATCAATTTGTTTGGAACAGACAATTTgacagaatttaatttaaatccgAAATCTCTTAAGGAGTTCGAAAAGACAGAAAAACGTCGGTTGAAGGAAGACAATGCCAGACTTCGTAAACTGCAAGAAAAGGAGAAAGAACAAGAAAAGAAACACAAGCGAAAGTTGAAGCAAGCTTCCAAAGGCTTAACAGACAATACTGAATCTCAATTTGGCAAATTACTAATCTCAGACAAAGATGAAATTCCTACATTTCTTATAAGATGTGTAGAATTTATTGAGAAAGAAGGTCTGGACTCTGAAGGAATCTATAGAGTGCCAGGTAGTCGGGCTCATGTTGACttacttttccaaaaattcGAAGATG ATCCGCAGACTGTAATTGATGTGCTTGATATTCCAGTAAATGCTGTAGCAACCGCGTTGAAAGATTTCTTTTCGAAGCGTTGGCATCCTTTATTTAGCAAAGATATTATTAAGGAACTTGAAGATATTGCAG GTTCACGAGgcattggttcatctaaaattaaTGTGGAAGTAAAAACAGATCGGAGTTGCCGTTTGATATTATTGAAGACTTTATTACAGAAATTACCGCCCATGAATTTTATGATCCTGAAGTACATATTTGAGCACTTCGTTCA TGTATCAGagaattcaaaactaaatagtaTGGATAGCAAAAATTTGGCAATTTGCTGGTGGCCAACACTAATTCCTATTGACTTTACGGATATGAGCCATTTTGAGCAATTGCGGCCATATTTAGAAGATATTGTGCAGACGATGATTGACCAGTTTCCCTATTTGTTTTGCGGAAAAGATGCTTTTGTTATGGTTTAA